The genomic segment ATGGTGAAGTATCATAGAGCCGTATACCGGCATCCCATGCCGCTTCTACAGCTTCCAGGCACTCCCGATCCGGATTTTGCTGGAACCCATTTCCGAGTGCCACTCCTCCAAAGCCAGCTTTATCCTTTGGACGGAATCGCTTGGTCTCTTTTGGAGTTGATAATGACATTGGTTCATTTTCATGTGATGATGCGGAAACTAAACTGGGAAGCCCTGTACCTAATGCCATTCCAGTTCCCGCTAGGGTGGCCTGTGCCAAAAATTGTCTCCTTTCCATGACAGATCCGTTTGGATAAATCTATTGTTTTCCCTCTGTAAACAATTCTTATCATCACAAAGTTTGAAAATAATTGAGATATCCACACCTTCCCTATAGGGTGCATCTTCGTTAATCATCGCTGACAAGCCAAACAATGATGCAGCATCCGTGGCGAGCTTAGGCATAAACAGATAATGTTGTTACTTCATTACTATCTCAGCTATTCGTATTCGCTTTTGATTTATTAGTTTTTGCGAATGGACAACAAATAATTCATGAATTTGTAACAATTACACGTAAACATTAAGAATTTAACACGAAAACAACTTGTATCCTCTTTTAACTTTGATTACATTTGTCAAACGGATGCAAAGAAAATTTCATCGATATTTGTACGGATTAATAGGGGCTATACTCATCAGTATCGGCTGCTGTTTTTTTACACAGCTGTCTGCATCTGCTCCAAAATATCAAGCAGCAGTCCACGACGGCTTAGCCTCGTCAAATCGCGAAAATTTCCAGACTGATCGTTATAAAAAGGGAGTACATCATCATTGGGAAAGTCTAAAAGCTTATTTTCCTGAAACCGACAATGAAAATGATGACAATGGAACCGACACCAATCCGGCAAACCTTATTGCTCTCCTGAGAAACGATCTCAGAAATTTAAATTCCTACCTTTGCCCCGGTATATTCAACCATTATACCGCTGTCTCCCTCGCCTCCCTGGAGTGCCGATGGTCATACAAAGAGGCCCTTTATATTCACTACGCTGTACTCAGGCTGTGATTTTATCATAATTCTTCAAAAAAGAGTATTGCTTCCAGATTTTTCTGAAAGCTAGTAATGTTATTGTCCATTTTTTTAAAAAGAATTATTATAAAAATTTATCACTTCATGAAAAGATTCATGTATATCAGTCTGTGTCTTATCGTTTTATTCACGAGCTGCCAATCCGATAAAAAAGAAAAGAAGGAATCAGCGATATTCAATGTCACTTCCCCCCTAATCAAAGACACATTAGTTAACAAAGAGTATGTAGCACAAATTCGCTCTATAAACCATATTGAACTTCGAGCGCAAGAAAAAGGGTATATTCAGTCCATATTTGTTGATGAGGGACAATATGTACAGAAAGGACAACCGCTGTTTAAAATTATGCCCAATCTTTATGAGTCAGATGTCAATCGAGCCAAGGCTGAAGTAAAATATGCAGAAATCGAATATCAGAATGCCAAAAACCTTTCTGAAAAAGATATCGTCGCTCCGCAAGAAGCAGAAATGGCTAAAGCAAAATATGAAAAGGCCAAAGCTGAACTCGCGTCAATGAATACTCACCTAAAGTTCACAGATATCAGAGCTCCTTTCTCGGGAATAGTTGGCAAATTACATATACGGAAAGGAAGTCTCGTTGATGAAGGTGAACTAATAACCGAGCTATCAGACAATAGTAAAATGTGGGTCTATTTTAATGTCCCAGAAGTAGAATATCTGAATCAAATGGAAGCCAAAAAAGGCAACAGTCCGATGCACGTACGCCTAAAAATGGCGAATGGAAAAGAGTTTGATCAGGACGGGGTTGTAGAGACGATAGAATCGGACTTCAACAATGAAACAGGCAATATCGCATATAGGGCAACATTTCCAAATCCCAAAGGACTTTTAAGATACGGTCAGACAGGGAATATTATGATTACTTCTCCTTATGAAGCCGCGCTGATGATCCCCCAGAAAGCGACATTTGAAGAGCTCGAGAAAAAGTATGTGTATGTTGTAACCAAAGACAATAAGGTGAAAGCTAGAGAAGTGACGATTGCTGCTGAGCTACCGCATATTTATGTTATCTCCAACGGACTCGGAAAAAATGACAAAATTCTTTTGAATGGATTACGCATGGTTCAAGAAAACCAAACAATTGAATCCAGATATCAAAATCCTGAAAAGGTCATGTCGAATCTAGATTTATATGCAGAGTAATTAAACGGAAACCTTATGTTTAAGAAAGTCATACACCGACCGGTATTCGCTATCGTATTATCGGTTGTCATCCTATTTATTGGTGGCTTGGCCATCAAACAGTTACCCACGGAACAATTTCCAAAAATAGCACCGACTACAGTTGCAGTTACCATAGCCTATCCAGGAGCAAGCGCAGATGTATTGGTCAAGTCATCGCTCATAACATTGGAAAATGCAATTAATGGTGTGCAGGGCATGCGATACATAGCAACAGATGCAACGAGCGCCGGTGAAGCTACTGTTAACGTGATTTTTGATCCCGGAACCGATCCGAATGATGCTGTTGTACTCGTCAAAACACGTGTCGATCAGGTGATGCCCTTGTTGCCCGAGCTCGTACAGAAAGAAGGGGTTGTGGTCAATCCAATCCAGCCCAGTATGCTGATGTACGTCAATTTATACAGTTCCAATAAAAGTATGGACGAGAAGTTCTTATATAACTATGCGACGGTCAATATCATCCCTGAGATCAACCGTATTCATGGTATTGCCAAATCACAGATTCTCGGAAGCCGTAGGTATGCCATGCGGATTTGGCTGAATCCGGATCGTATGCGAGCTTATAATCTGTCTGTGGATGAAGTGATGGAGGCAATAGGTGAGCAAAGTATCATTGGACGTCCAGGACGGCTTGGCCAGAGTTCAGGTATAGCGGCACAGTCGCTAGAATACGTTCTGACTTACAAAGGACAATACAATCAGCCCCAGGAATATGAAAACATCATCTTGCGAGCCAATGCCGAAGGTGAAAATATCAAATTAAAGGATGTCGCCAAAGTAGAGCTGGGGAGCGAATTCTTTGATATCTACTCCAATCTGGACGGACATCCATCCGCTTCAATCGTGCTCAAACAAAATTATGGCAGTAATGCCAATGATGTGATCAAAGATGTAAAAGCAAAGCTCAAGGAAATGAAGGGCAACTTTCCACCCGGCATTGATTATAAAATCAGTTATGACGTATCCCAGTTTCTGGATGCTTCTATTGAGCAAGTGATGCACACTTTGCGAGATGCCTTCATTTTGGTTGCCATCGTCGTATTCATCTTCCTTGGGGACTGGAGATCTACTCTGATTCCTATCATAGCCGTCCCAGTCTCGCTCATAGGTACCTTCTTCGTCTTACAGCTATTCGGCCTGTCAATCAACCTGGTCACGCTTTTCGCGCTGGTATTGGCAATTGGAATTGTGGTCGATAACGCGATCGTGGTTATAGAGGCGGTACACGCAAAAATGGAAGAAAGCAATATATCACCATACAATGCTGTTAAAGAAGTGATGGCTGAAATCGCGGGAGCCATTATCGCGATCACTGCGGTGATGGTGGCCGTATTTATTCCTATTTCCTTTATGACCGGACCCGTCGGTACATTTTACCGTCAGTTTTCCATTACAATGGCCAGTTCAATTGTCATTTCGGCGGTAGTAGCACTCACCCTCACCCCCGTATTGGCTGCCATGTTATTAAAAAACAATCATGGTAAAGCCAAAAAGGTCAATGGACTCAGTAGAGCATTGGATGTGTTTAACGCAATCTTCGATAAAATCACTGGCAAATATGCTGGATTTCTACGAAAAATCGCCAGCAGACGGGCTATTACCTGGGGTATATTGATCGCATTCTGCCTAGGCACTTTCGCTATAAACAGAACGTTGCCAGGAGGATTTATCCCTAGCGAGGATCAAGGGACAATCTACGCAATTATTCAGACGCCACCTGGATCCACCCTGGAGCAAACAAACAAAATTTCACGTGAATTGCAAAAGATCTGTCAAAACGTGGAGGGAGTAGAGTCCGTTTCTTCTCTCGCGGGTTACGAAATTATGACAGAGGGCCGGGGTTCAAATGCAGGTACTTGCCTTATCAATCTGAAGACCTGGGATGAACGTGAACATTCTGTCAAGGAGATCATGGAAGAGCTGGAAGAAAAATCAAAAGACCTTGGAGCCATCGTAGAATTTTTCGAGCCGCCGGCTGTCCCAGGATTTGGTTCCTCAGGCGGATTTTCAATGCGATTGCTCGACCTAAACAGGACGACGGATTACCAAGACTTTGACAAGGTTAACAAAAATTTCATCGCCAATCTAAAAAAAAGAAAAGAACTGACAGGAGTCTTCACATTCTTCGCCGCGAATTATCCGCAATATGAATTGGTCTTTGACAATAACGCGGCCATGCAAAAAGGGGTTTCTATTGGCAAAGCCATGGACAACTTAAACATCCTCATCGGAAGCACCTATGAGCAGGGTTTCATCCGCTTTGGACAATTTTTTAAAGTTTATGTACAATCATCTCCTGAATTCAGAAGACTTCCGTCGGATATTATGAATTTATATGTGAAGAACGACCAGGGGCAAATGGTTCCTTATTCAGCGTTTATGACCTTGAAAAAGACACAAGGTCCCAATGAAATCACACGTTACAACATGTACAATTCGGCGGCCATTCGTGGACTTCCGGCTAAAGGTTACACAACTGCAGATGCCATTCAAGCAATCAACGAAACCGCCATACAGACATTACCGCATGGATATAAGGTAGCCTGGGAAGGGCTTTCCTACGACGAGGCGCAAAGAGGTAACGAGGCCGTTTACGTATTTTTGGTTGTACTGGTGTTTGTTTATCTCGTATTGGCTGCACAATATGAAAGCTTTATTATTCCATTTGCGGTTTTACTATCCCTACCAGTAGGCGTATTCGGTTCATTTTTCCTATTAAAAGCTATGGGCCTGGAGAATGATATCTATGCGCAAGTGGGACTCATCATGATTATCGGGTTATTAGGTAAAAATGCAGTACTTATAGTAGAATTTGCTGTTAAACGAAGGCAGGCTGGCGACTCCATTTTGGAGGCAGCAATAGAGGGGGCAAAAGCCAGGTTTAGACCGATTTTGATGACGTCATTTGCTTTTATAGCGGGCTTGGTACCCTTAGTCTTTGCCGGAGGCGCGGGGGCTATCGGAAATCACACTATCGGTGCATCAGCATTGGGCGGAATGCTTGTCGGGACAATTTTCGGTGTAATTGTCATTCCAGGGCTCTATTATATTTTTGCGAAACTCGCGGATGGAAGAAAAATGATCCAAGCCGAAGACGAATCACCTTTAAGCGAAGACATGATACATTATGAATAAAAACAGAATATACAAATATGCCGGTTTCACGCTCGTTTTATTAAGCTTCGCAGCGTGTAAGCCTTTGGAAATACAGCAACGCGTAGAAAATAAGACTGTGCCCACACATTATGGCACAGCGGAACAGGATTCAGCTAATACCGGAAAAATGAAATGGGATAGTTACTTTACCGATCCTAATCTGCAGGCGCTGATTCAAGACGCATTGCAGAACAATCAAGAGCTGAATATCATTCTTCAAGAAATTGAAATTGAAAGAAATGAAGTGAGTGCAAAAAAAGGTGAATATTTACCATCTGTTGGTATAAAGGCTGGCGCTGGTCTGGACAAAGTAAGCCGATATACCAACATCGGCGCAATGGAAGCCAATACGGAAATCGAGCCCGGAAGGGAGATGCCCGAGCCACTGCTCGATTTCGGATTGGGCGTACAGGCCAAGTGGGAAACTGACATCTGGGGAAAATTACACAACGCCACCAAGGCTCAGCTACATCGATATCTAGCAAGTGTTGAGGGTAAAAATTTCATGGTCACCAATTTGATTTCAGAGATTGCCGATTCCTATTATGAACTCCTTGCTTTGGACAATGAACTTGAGGTGATCAACGAGAACATTAAAATCCAGAATAATGCTCTGGCTGTAGTCAACGATCTCAAACAGTTTGCTCGTGCCAACAAGTTAGCTATCAAGAGATTTCAAGCACAGATTCTCAAAACTCAGGGCATGCAATTCGATATTAAACAAAAAATAACAGAAACGGAAAATAAGATCAATTTTTTAGTCGGGAGATTTCCCCAGGAGGTAAAAAGAAATCATGACGCTTTCGCCTCCCTTGTACCACCAACCGTATATACCGGCATACCTGCTGACTTGTTGGAAAACCGTCCCGACATCAAGCAAGCAGAATATGAACTTGCTGCCGCTAACCTGGACATCAAATCCGCAAAAGCACGTTTCTATCCTTCACTGGATATTACAGCTGGTATTGGTTTACAGGCTTTCGACCCGACCTATCTGATTAAACCCGCCTCTTTTGTCTCTTCGCTAGTTGGGGAACTTACAGCTCCGCTAGTCAACAAGAGAGCGATCCAAGCAGCGTATAAAAATGCGAATGCCAGACAGGTACAAGCTGTACTACATTATGAACAAACAGTTTTGGGCGCATTTATAGAAGTCACAAATCAACTTTCAAAAATCAAGAATTTGGAAAGTGGACTAGCTATTAAAACAAAAGAAGTGGATGCGTTAAACGAATCGATTGGAATCTCCAATGACCTATTTAAATATGCGCGAGCAGATTATATGGAGGTCCTACTCACCCAGCGTGATGCATTGGAATCAAAATTCGAATTCGTTGAAAAAAAAGTCAGCCAACTCAAAGCTAGTATTTCGATTTACAGATCCCTCGGCGGTGGCTGGAATCAGCGATAGCCTAGGGTAACCGATATTTTTCACTTGGGGCTTATAAAATGATAAGCCCCATTGTATAATTGGACATGAACCATAGGCCTGATTCAGTCGCAATAATCGCAGTAGAATATTTATAGATGCATCATCCGTCGCAATTATTCTTAAACTATGGTAAATTGGATCAAACCACTTGTACAAATTTAGAATTCTTCTAAACCATTTTTTTATTTATAGCAGAAATGAACCAATTAAGGTAATAAACTCATATTAAAACAGATAAGAAATCATACAATTGTTCATCAAATTGCATAAGAGAAAAAAAGAAAATAATATCGAAAATACACTTGCATCATATAGGTTTCATTCCTATCTTTGTGGCATCAAAACAAATCCTAATGCGGAAGTGGCGTAATTGGTAGCCGCACCAGACTTAGGATCTGGCGCCGCAAGGCGTGGGGGTTCGAGTCCCTTCTTCCGCACAAAAAGCCTCCTTAGAGTAGTCTAGGGAGGCTTTTTTTATTGTCATCACAAAAGCACCCGCAGACATACGACATCCCATTTAAAAATAAAAGAAGTTCGCCAGAAAACGACACCATCATTGCCAAAATTTAATAGTTTTAATATCTTTAACTGTTATGTTGAAAGGAAATAGCGTAATGGAGACAGAATTAAAATTATCATATGAAAAATAAGGAGAAAACGGAGTGGAAATTTGCTAAGACAAGTATCTTTTGGGGAGAAATTGCGCCAACAGATCACGTCGTACAAATTTATGAAAACGATGAATCTTTTTTAATTACGCTTGAAGGTTTCGTCATTAGCGGTCTCGAAGCAAAAGAATCGGTCGTGCTCATAGCAACCCCAGAGCACATTACAGCGTTATCTGAGCGACTTTCCAAAACGGGTGTTGACGTAGACACCAATATTGCCGACGATCATCTCATTTTCCTGAATGCAGAACAAACGTTATCCAAATTCATGGTAAATGGATGGCCTGAACCTAAGCTTTTTGAAGAAACCATCATGGCAATCATCCGGCGAGCTTTAGATAAAAATCGACCTGTCCGTGCTTTTGGTGAAATGGTAGCGCTCTTGTGGTCAAAGGGAGAAAAATCCGCTACCGTTCACTTAGAAATGCTTTGGAATCGCTTCTGCGAAATGCAGAATCTGTGTCTCTTCTGCGCTTACCCCAAGAATGGCTTCACACAGGATGTCAACTCGTCAGCTCACACCATTTGCTGTGCACATGCCAAGATGCTTTCAGGGACTCAAAAATCAACGACTAAAATCTTTTATAAAACAGCCCCACAACAACCATCGGGTATTGTACTTTAAACGGGCAACTTTACAATAAATTTTGCACCGCAGCCTAACTCACT from the Sphingobacterium thalpophilum genome contains:
- a CDS encoding efflux RND transporter periplasmic adaptor subunit codes for the protein MKRFMYISLCLIVLFTSCQSDKKEKKESAIFNVTSPLIKDTLVNKEYVAQIRSINHIELRAQEKGYIQSIFVDEGQYVQKGQPLFKIMPNLYESDVNRAKAEVKYAEIEYQNAKNLSEKDIVAPQEAEMAKAKYEKAKAELASMNTHLKFTDIRAPFSGIVGKLHIRKGSLVDEGELITELSDNSKMWVYFNVPEVEYLNQMEAKKGNSPMHVRLKMANGKEFDQDGVVETIESDFNNETGNIAYRATFPNPKGLLRYGQTGNIMITSPYEAALMIPQKATFEELEKKYVYVVTKDNKVKAREVTIAAELPHIYVISNGLGKNDKILLNGLRMVQENQTIESRYQNPEKVMSNLDLYAE
- a CDS encoding efflux RND transporter permease subunit, whose translation is MFKKVIHRPVFAIVLSVVILFIGGLAIKQLPTEQFPKIAPTTVAVTIAYPGASADVLVKSSLITLENAINGVQGMRYIATDATSAGEATVNVIFDPGTDPNDAVVLVKTRVDQVMPLLPELVQKEGVVVNPIQPSMLMYVNLYSSNKSMDEKFLYNYATVNIIPEINRIHGIAKSQILGSRRYAMRIWLNPDRMRAYNLSVDEVMEAIGEQSIIGRPGRLGQSSGIAAQSLEYVLTYKGQYNQPQEYENIILRANAEGENIKLKDVAKVELGSEFFDIYSNLDGHPSASIVLKQNYGSNANDVIKDVKAKLKEMKGNFPPGIDYKISYDVSQFLDASIEQVMHTLRDAFILVAIVVFIFLGDWRSTLIPIIAVPVSLIGTFFVLQLFGLSINLVTLFALVLAIGIVVDNAIVVIEAVHAKMEESNISPYNAVKEVMAEIAGAIIAITAVMVAVFIPISFMTGPVGTFYRQFSITMASSIVISAVVALTLTPVLAAMLLKNNHGKAKKVNGLSRALDVFNAIFDKITGKYAGFLRKIASRRAITWGILIAFCLGTFAINRTLPGGFIPSEDQGTIYAIIQTPPGSTLEQTNKISRELQKICQNVEGVESVSSLAGYEIMTEGRGSNAGTCLINLKTWDEREHSVKEIMEELEEKSKDLGAIVEFFEPPAVPGFGSSGGFSMRLLDLNRTTDYQDFDKVNKNFIANLKKRKELTGVFTFFAANYPQYELVFDNNAAMQKGVSIGKAMDNLNILIGSTYEQGFIRFGQFFKVYVQSSPEFRRLPSDIMNLYVKNDQGQMVPYSAFMTLKKTQGPNEITRYNMYNSAAIRGLPAKGYTTADAIQAINETAIQTLPHGYKVAWEGLSYDEAQRGNEAVYVFLVVLVFVYLVLAAQYESFIIPFAVLLSLPVGVFGSFFLLKAMGLENDIYAQVGLIMIIGLLGKNAVLIVEFAVKRRQAGDSILEAAIEGAKARFRPILMTSFAFIAGLVPLVFAGGAGAIGNHTIGASALGGMLVGTIFGVIVIPGLYYIFAKLADGRKMIQAEDESPLSEDMIHYE
- a CDS encoding TolC family protein; this encodes MNKNRIYKYAGFTLVLLSFAACKPLEIQQRVENKTVPTHYGTAEQDSANTGKMKWDSYFTDPNLQALIQDALQNNQELNIILQEIEIERNEVSAKKGEYLPSVGIKAGAGLDKVSRYTNIGAMEANTEIEPGREMPEPLLDFGLGVQAKWETDIWGKLHNATKAQLHRYLASVEGKNFMVTNLISEIADSYYELLALDNELEVINENIKIQNNALAVVNDLKQFARANKLAIKRFQAQILKTQGMQFDIKQKITETENKINFLVGRFPQEVKRNHDAFASLVPPTVYTGIPADLLENRPDIKQAEYELAAANLDIKSAKARFYPSLDITAGIGLQAFDPTYLIKPASFVSSLVGELTAPLVNKRAIQAAYKNANARQVQAVLHYEQTVLGAFIEVTNQLSKIKNLESGLAIKTKEVDALNESIGISNDLFKYARADYMEVLLTQRDALESKFEFVEKKVSQLKASISIYRSLGGGWNQR
- a CDS encoding MEDS domain-containing protein, with product MKNKEKTEWKFAKTSIFWGEIAPTDHVVQIYENDESFLITLEGFVISGLEAKESVVLIATPEHITALSERLSKTGVDVDTNIADDHLIFLNAEQTLSKFMVNGWPEPKLFEETIMAIIRRALDKNRPVRAFGEMVALLWSKGEKSATVHLEMLWNRFCEMQNLCLFCAYPKNGFTQDVNSSAHTICCAHAKMLSGTQKSTTKIFYKTAPQQPSGIVL